In Risungbinella massiliensis, a single window of DNA contains:
- the cyoE gene encoding heme o synthase, with protein MNRPGERVMASQSYLEMEKATWRDYVDITKPGIIKSNLLATFTGYFVAAGLEGFDWLVLFHTLLGTAFLIAGGCALNNFYDRDIDPKMERTQTRAVAEGRIRPVIAMWYGILLTTLGFALLFVGVNARTAGIGFAGFVAYVFVYTMWFKRKSIWNTIVGGISGAVPPMIGWVAVTNSVDLTAWALFLILFMWQPPHFYALAIRRADEYRNAGVPMLPVVKGNGATKRQTFLFTILLVVSSLIPFWTEALGWFYLVAALALGIPYIVLAWKWFYTPANQEMNAAKKMFVFSLIYLTVMLAVMNIDVLIRGLGEFLF; from the coding sequence ATGAATCGACCCGGGGAAAGAGTGATGGCCTCTCAATCTTATCTCGAGATGGAGAAGGCTACTTGGCGTGATTATGTGGATATTACGAAGCCAGGGATTATTAAATCAAACCTTTTAGCTACTTTTACTGGCTACTTTGTTGCAGCTGGTTTAGAAGGATTTGATTGGTTAGTATTATTCCACACGTTATTAGGTACTGCCTTTTTGATTGCGGGTGGATGTGCACTAAATAACTTTTATGATCGAGATATTGATCCGAAGATGGAGCGTACACAGACTCGCGCAGTAGCGGAAGGACGGATTCGTCCAGTTATTGCGATGTGGTATGGAATTCTCCTTACTACATTAGGCTTTGCTTTGCTTTTTGTAGGAGTCAATGCTAGGACTGCTGGAATTGGCTTTGCTGGTTTTGTTGCTTATGTGTTTGTTTACACGATGTGGTTTAAGCGTAAAAGTATCTGGAATACCATTGTTGGTGGTATTTCAGGAGCGGTTCCACCTATGATAGGTTGGGTTGCTGTCACCAACTCAGTCGATCTCACTGCATGGGCATTATTTCTCATATTGTTCATGTGGCAACCGCCTCACTTCTATGCGCTGGCTATTCGCCGTGCAGATGAATACCGCAATGCGGGTGTTCCAATGTTGCCGGTAGTAAAAGGAAACGGTGCAACCAAAAGACAAACGTTCCTATTCACGATTTTGTTAGTTGTTTCATCTCTAATCCCATTTTGGACAGAGGCTCTTGGCTGGTTTTACTTGGTAGCTGCGCTGGCACTTGGTATCCCTTACATTGTGCTCGCATGGAAGTGGTTCTATACCCCAGCTAATCAAGAAATGAATGCAGCGAAAAAGATGTTTGTCTTCTCGCTGATCTATTTGACTGTAATGCTAGCAGTAATGAATATCGACGTACTCATTCGTGGTTTAGGGGAGTTTCTGTTCTAA